AAAAATATCTCAATTAGCTAGTAAACTTATGTTATTGAGACAAAAAAGAAATTTAGGATAAGCTCTGCTAATGGCAATTTCGTGTGTGACATCCCCAGGAATTGCAATTTGGATTCAATTTCACCTGCTCATTATGTTCGTTCTACAGAATACAGAAGAAATTCCATATCTATATTCCTAAAATTCTTAGTATCTTTATCAATATTATTCATACCGTTTCGAACAGCAACTTCTTGAGCGGCCATATTTGTGTCCCTAATAATAGAATAAACCCTATTTGCATTAAGAACTGAAAAAGCGTATTCCTTGCAAGCAATTGCCGCTTCTGTTGCGTAACCTTTGTGCCAATACGCTTTTTGAAACAAAAATCCTATTTCCAAAATTTCTTTTTCTCTCCAGCCTTGCATTGTCAAGCCACATTGACCAATCATTTCG
This window of the Aureibacillus halotolerans genome carries:
- a CDS encoding GNAT family N-acetyltransferase; this encodes MDTIERWEILIETKRLIIREMVQSDYDALCRILCDEEVMRAAYESAFNLEEAQNWLNRHLKRYEEYGFGLWAVVLKETNEMIGQCGLTMQGWREKEILEIGFLFQKAYWHKGYATEAAIACKEYAFSVLNANRVYSIIRDTNMAAQEVAVRNGMNNIDKDTKNFRNIDMEFLLYSVERT